In Xenorhabdus nematophila ATCC 19061, one DNA window encodes the following:
- the malK gene encoding maltose/maltodextrin ABC transporter ATP-binding protein MalK — protein sequence MSSVTFRNVSKSYGETVISKDLNLDIQEGEFVVFVGPSGCGKSTLLRMIAGLEDITSGDLLIAGKRMNDIPPAKRSVGMVFQSYALYPHLSVADNMSFGMKLSGAKKGDIQKRVQQVAETLQLAHLLDRRPKALSGGQRQRVAIGRTLVAEPTIFLLDEPLSNLDAALRVQMRIEISRLHKRLQRTMIYVTHDQTEAMTLADKIVVLEGGNIAQVGKPLEIYHYPANRFVAGFIGSPKMNFLPVKVSAIAVDQVQIILPNGQPVWLPVESKGLTVGSNVSLGIRPEHLLPNDVADVTLEGTVQIVEQLGNETQIHIRIPAIHQNLVYRQPDIVLVEEGVNFTIGLAPHRGHLFREDGSACQRLHKEPGI from the coding sequence GAAGGAGAATTTGTCGTATTTGTCGGCCCATCAGGGTGTGGGAAATCGACACTACTTAGAATGATTGCGGGATTAGAAGATATCACATCCGGTGATTTGCTCATTGCGGGGAAACGAATGAATGATATCCCACCCGCTAAGCGTAGCGTCGGTATGGTTTTCCAATCTTATGCGCTATATCCCCATCTATCTGTAGCAGACAATATGTCATTTGGCATGAAGTTGTCAGGAGCCAAAAAAGGCGATATTCAAAAACGTGTACAGCAGGTCGCAGAAACCCTCCAGCTAGCCCATCTACTGGATCGTCGCCCCAAGGCATTGTCCGGTGGACAACGTCAACGGGTGGCTATTGGCCGGACTCTCGTTGCCGAACCCACTATCTTTTTGTTGGATGAACCACTTTCCAATCTAGATGCCGCTTTACGTGTACAGATGAGAATTGAGATTTCGCGTCTGCATAAACGTTTGCAACGTACGATGATCTATGTAACCCATGATCAAACCGAGGCGATGACTCTAGCAGATAAAATCGTTGTGCTGGAAGGCGGGAATATTGCTCAAGTGGGTAAACCCCTTGAAATCTATCACTACCCTGCCAACCGCTTTGTTGCTGGTTTTATTGGCTCCCCAAAAATGAATTTCCTGCCAGTAAAAGTATCTGCTATTGCCGTCGATCAAGTGCAAATTATCCTGCCCAACGGCCAACCAGTTTGGCTGCCTGTTGAAAGTAAAGGACTCACTGTCGGAAGCAATGTATCTTTGGGAATTCGTCCCGAACATCTTTTGCCTAACGATGTCGCCGATGTTACGTTAGAGGGGACAGTTCAGATCGTGGAACAACTGGGTAATGAAACTCAGATCCATATCCGCATACCTGCCATTCATCAAAACTTGGTTTATCGACAACCTGATATTGTTCTCGTTGAAGAAGGAGTGAACTTCACTATCGGGTTAGCTCCCCACCGCGGCCATCTTTTCCGCGAAGATGGCAGCGCATGTCAGCGTTTACATAAAGAGCCCGGAATCTAA
- a CDS encoding maltoporin — translation MRILPLSLAMLTGFLSIQAAAVDFHGYARSGIGWTGSGGEQKCAQATGAQSKYRLGNECETYAEIKLGQELWKDGDKRFYFDTNLAYSVSQQKDWEDTKPGVREVNVAAENIIDWLPGSKMWAGKRFYQRHDVHMIDFYYWDISGPGAGLENIDLGFGKLSLAVTRNTEEGGAFGWIANERKEKPTSNDVFDIRLANLPVNAGGTLELGIDYGRANARKGYHLDKKASKDGVMLTAEHTQSLSGGFNKFVLQYATDAMASSNNGRAEGASVNNDGHMLRVLNHGAISLTNKWDLMYVAMYQNIDRDNNNGSTWYTVGVRPMYKWTPIMSTLMEVGYDNVKSQRTKANNDQYKITLAQQWQAGDSIWSRPAIRVFATYAKWNEKWGYTNGVAYRDTAAQQFSRGKSDEFTFGAQFEAWW, via the coding sequence ATGCGTATATTGCCTCTCTCATTGGCCATGCTCACTGGTTTTCTATCCATACAGGCTGCTGCTGTGGATTTCCACGGCTACGCCCGTTCAGGCATTGGCTGGACAGGAAGTGGCGGCGAACAGAAATGTGCTCAAGCTACAGGAGCTCAAAGCAAGTATCGCCTCGGTAACGAATGTGAAACTTATGCAGAAATAAAACTAGGGCAAGAATTATGGAAAGATGGCGACAAACGTTTCTATTTTGATACAAACTTAGCCTACTCCGTATCCCAGCAAAAGGACTGGGAAGATACCAAACCTGGTGTTCGTGAAGTCAACGTAGCAGCAGAGAATATAATTGATTGGCTACCCGGCTCAAAAATGTGGGCGGGTAAACGTTTCTATCAGCGGCACGATGTACACATGATCGATTTCTATTACTGGGATATTTCCGGGCCCGGTGCCGGTTTGGAGAATATCGATCTTGGTTTTGGTAAATTATCCCTCGCTGTCACCCGTAATACGGAAGAAGGAGGGGCGTTCGGTTGGATTGCAAACGAGCGTAAGGAAAAGCCAACCTCAAATGATGTTTTCGATATACGGTTAGCCAACTTACCTGTCAATGCGGGTGGAACACTGGAGCTTGGCATTGACTATGGACGCGCTAATGCACGTAAAGGATACCACCTTGATAAAAAAGCCTCCAAAGACGGTGTGATGCTGACTGCCGAACATACGCAAAGCCTGTCAGGTGGCTTCAACAAATTTGTTTTGCAGTATGCAACTGACGCAATGGCCTCCAGCAATAATGGACGCGCCGAAGGAGCCAGTGTGAATAATGACGGGCATATGTTGCGCGTTCTGAATCATGGCGCCATCAGTCTCACAAATAAATGGGATCTCATGTATGTTGCCATGTATCAGAATATTGACCGTGACAATAACAACGGCAGCACATGGTACACCGTTGGTGTCCGCCCAATGTATAAGTGGACGCCGATAATGAGTACGTTGATGGAAGTTGGCTATGACAATGTGAAATCTCAACGCACCAAAGCCAACAATGATCAGTACAAAATTACTCTGGCTCAACAATGGCAAGCCGGCGACAGTATCTGGTCACGCCCTGCTATTCGTGTATTTGCTACTTATGCCAAATGGAATGAAAAGTGGGGTTATACCAACGGAGTGGCTTACCGTGATACAGCAGCACAACAATTCAGCCGTGGTAAAAGCGATGAATTTACATTTGGTGCCCAATTTGAGGCTTGGTGGTAA
- the malM gene encoding maltose operon protein MalM, producing the protein MKNKLLSLCFGTLLCSLIPSVSYAVSDTAESDTVMANKTGSGIETSAIAPVLSLPTLQKLQWQPIHTQATQTISLNSSSQQLNAENIRGAIAAFALPANQGSLEVTLNSLVKDKQVYSPNVLILDEQMRPAAFYPSHYFRYQQPGIMSADRLEGTLKLTPALGQQRIYLLIYTTLADLKTVTQMTDPAKAYAQGVGNAVPNIPDPIARHTETGSLTLKVKSERDAGNILIGQIFSASAPKPVTVGSAQAISAPVAAPTTDISQSVASATKPVLNDTELYFNDAIKKAISHGDIDKALKLLDEAERLGSPTARDTFIKMIKTKK; encoded by the coding sequence ATGAAAAATAAATTACTTTCGCTTTGTTTCGGCACTTTGCTTTGTAGCCTAATACCTTCTGTAAGTTATGCCGTATCAGATACGGCTGAATCTGATACAGTAATGGCTAATAAAACAGGATCTGGCATAGAGACAAGTGCTATTGCGCCAGTTTTGTCCCTGCCAACCTTACAGAAGTTGCAGTGGCAACCAATTCATACTCAAGCTACACAAACTATTAGCCTTAATAGTTCATCGCAACAGCTCAATGCTGAAAATATCCGCGGGGCAATAGCTGCATTTGCTTTACCCGCTAATCAAGGTTCATTGGAAGTCACGCTAAATAGTCTGGTTAAGGATAAACAGGTATATTCGCCAAATGTTTTAATACTTGATGAACAAATGCGTCCTGCTGCCTTTTATCCAAGTCATTATTTTCGCTATCAACAACCGGGTATTATGTCTGCCGACAGACTGGAAGGCACATTAAAGTTAACTCCAGCATTAGGGCAACAGCGAATTTATCTGCTGATTTATACTACCCTTGCTGATTTGAAGACTGTCACACAAATGACTGATCCCGCTAAAGCCTATGCTCAAGGAGTCGGTAACGCAGTACCCAATATTCCAGACCCCATCGCTCGTCATACAGAAACAGGCTCATTAACCCTAAAAGTCAAATCAGAACGTGACGCCGGCAATATATTGATTGGTCAGATATTCTCTGCATCAGCACCAAAACCGGTAACCGTCGGCTCTGCACAGGCAATATCTGCACCTGTAGCCGCACCGACTACAGATATATCGCAATCTGTTGCATCTGCAACTAAGCCAGTGCTGAATGATACCGAACTGTATTTTAATGACGCGATAAAAAAAGCAATTAGCCATGGTGATATCGATAAGGCATTAAAGCTTTTGGATGAAGCAGAACGTCTTGGCTCGCCCACTGCACGGGACACTTTTATCAAGATGATAAAAACCAAAAAGTAA